CTCCATGGCGCATGTGTTTATACCTTACCAAAGAGTGGGATAAAATATTTTCAAATAATCAAGTTGTTGGCCGAGCATAAATTAACCGTACTGATCATGGTACCCTCTATTATACATTATCTGCGCCCTTACTTTAAGGAAATACAAGGCGATAGTGTACGATATTCCTGCTTTGCAGGCGGCAAGCTTTATGATGAAATTGCCGGTGAATGGAACAGCTGTATTCCTAATGCACAGATTATAAACTACTATGGCCCCACGGAAACTACTATTTATTGTGGAGGTTACCTGTTTGAAAAAAATGGCCAAAATAAACATGAGAACGGTATACTCTCAATAGGAAAGCCGTTTGGAAATACAATATATTTAGTTGCAGATGGAAACGGAAAAGAGCTGAAGACTGGAGAAACAGGTGAACTCTGTATCGCTGGGGAACAATTGTTTCCTGGATACCTAAAAAATGAAGAAAAAAACAGTCGTGTCTTTTTCAGCAGCACCTATGAAGGTTCATCACATCTATTTTATAAATCTGGTGACTTGTGCTATAAAGATGAAAATGGAGATTATATGTATGTAGGCAGGTCAGATTTTCAAGTAAAAATCAGGGGATATCGAGTAGAATTGGGTGAGGTAGAATATCATGTCAAGAAAAAATTATTGGGTACAGATGTAGTGGTTATCGATATTACCGATGGTATGGGCAATACAGAATTAGGCCTTGCCATTTGTTCCAAAGAACTAGATTTAAAACCTATGCTTTCTTATTTAAAAGAAACTTTACCTCCTTACATGGTACCCACACAGTTTTTATATGTAGAGCAGTTTCCACACAGTGTGAACGACAAAATAGATATGAAAGAATTAAGATCTCTTTTTAATAATTCCAAACAAAAAAAATAACACCATGAACGAAGAAGATATAGTAAAATCTTTACAAGATATTTTTGTTGATGTTCTAGAGCATAGCTCTTTTGAACTAAGTAAAGAAACTACGGCGAATGATGTGGATGGCTGGGACTCCGTAACCCACATGATGCTCATTACCGAAATTGAAAACAAACATCAAATAAAATTTTCCCTAATGGACCTCATGAATTTGAACAATGTTGGAGATTTAATAAATGTAATCAAGGAAAAAACAAAATCGTAAGCTGACTCATTTCTGTGAAGTAGTTTTTTACATGTACCAGGTCTAAAAAAACTTTGGTAGAACTATCGAGCTTCAGGCCTGTGCCTGTTACTTATATATTCTGCAATAAGCCCTGCTATTAAGTTCCGTCCATGATTATTCCAATGCATATCATAAATAAGGGTGGCGGGCTTTTTAGATTCTTTCAATGTTTTGGAGAAATCTATATAGCTAAAATCATTGGCCTCTAAATAATCCGTGAACAAAGAACTTGTGTTGTCTTTATCCAGTAGCAGCACAAATCGGTCCTTATCAAAACCATATTTTTGTACTAACATTTCAAAATTGTTTAGATACAACGAATCCTTACTCTTCATAGAAATAACATCGCCTTTCCCTAAAGTAGATGGCATAGATTTTCCCTTTAAAAGATTTATTAAATCAGAACCCATTCGCAACGCGGGGTCCAATAATCCAATACTTTGTGTATAGACCAACAACTTGCTTTTTTTCAGTAGTCGATTTCTGGGATTCTCCAACTTTATACGTTCTTGGGATATCTGATATTCCGATCTACGAAGATCGTTGGAGAACTTTACCCCTATAACCACATGGTCTATTAAATCGAACTTTTCTTTATAGGCATGTATTAAATGTAATTGGTCAGCCATATCGTACCCTGCATACCCATATTCATACACCTCAAATCTTGGTAATTTTTGTTCGATTTTTCTACCTGTGGAACTATAATAATTTTGATGAAAACCTTCAATAAACGAGTCGCCAACCAATGCAATCTCTTTTTTTTCCTTAGTGGGAAGATATTCACGATACGAGTTAAAGCCAGAATTATTTATATGGTACGCTGAAAAGTTCTGTCGACGATTACCCGTTACG
The nucleotide sequence above comes from Flagellimonas sp. HMM57. Encoded proteins:
- a CDS encoding AMP-binding protein; protein product: MKFLQVLKNSIENYPSRNAFFIESSNYSYSELGHFISKIRGQIQNNIPLSEKLIGMVTNNDIETYATILALWMEGKAYVPINPIYPKARNKEILGLTDSRYVLDSSSSPYLDDTFNIVPTNNDEPCENNLEFKDVNPNDIAYVIFTSGSTGVPKGAPVAFSNLNSFTNAIETHLSFSLSPSDRCLQMFELTFDMSVVSFLAPLLHGACVYTLPKSGIKYFQIIKLLAEHKLTVLIMVPSIIHYLRPYFKEIQGDSVRYSCFAGGKLYDEIAGEWNSCIPNAQIINYYGPTETTIYCGGYLFEKNGQNKHENGILSIGKPFGNTIYLVADGNGKELKTGETGELCIAGEQLFPGYLKNEEKNSRVFFSSTYEGSSHLFYKSGDLCYKDENGDYMYVGRSDFQVKIRGYRVELGEVEYHVKKKLLGTDVVVIDITDGMGNTELGLAICSKELDLKPMLSYLKETLPPYMVPTQFLYVEQFPHSVNDKIDMKELRSLFNNSKQKK
- a CDS encoding acyl carrier protein, with protein sequence MNEEDIVKSLQDIFVDVLEHSSFELSKETTANDVDGWDSVTHMMLITEIENKHQIKFSLMDLMNLNNVGDLINVIKEKTKS